A genomic segment from Paenibacillus sp. FSL K6-1096 encodes:
- the ispD gene encoding 2-C-methyl-D-erythritol 4-phosphate cytidylyltransferase: MSNSVGAVIVAAGRGTRMGTAESKQYLLLQDKPIIVHTLEVFQQHELISEIVLVTGEEDVQRCRQWVESYKLDKVAAVIPGGAERQHSVRRGLEELTTTWVMVHDGVRPFVQGSEIKACYEQARSAGASVLAVPVKDTIKLVDGEGKVLSTPDRRSLWAIQTPQTFRLSDLLSAYEAAERDGFLGTDDSSLAERSGISVSVVEGSYRNIKITTPEDLDFAEFIRSREEHR, encoded by the coding sequence ATGTCAAACAGTGTAGGCGCCGTTATCGTGGCGGCAGGCAGAGGGACCCGGATGGGGACAGCAGAGAGCAAGCAATATTTGCTGCTGCAGGACAAGCCGATTATTGTGCATACTCTGGAGGTCTTCCAGCAGCATGAGCTAATCTCGGAAATCGTGCTGGTTACCGGTGAAGAGGATGTGCAGCGCTGCCGGCAATGGGTGGAGAGCTACAAGCTGGATAAAGTGGCTGCAGTCATTCCCGGAGGCGCTGAACGCCAGCACTCGGTCCGCCGGGGGCTGGAGGAGCTTACAACTACATGGGTCATGGTGCATGACGGTGTCCGGCCGTTTGTACAGGGCAGCGAGATCAAGGCTTGTTATGAACAGGCCAGGTCTGCGGGAGCTTCTGTGCTGGCGGTTCCGGTTAAGGATACGATCAAGCTGGTGGACGGTGAAGGCAAGGTGCTGTCCACGCCGGATCGGCGAAGTCTGTGGGCGATTCAGACCCCGCAGACTTTTCGTTTGTCCGATCTGCTCTCTGCCTATGAGGCGGCGGAGCGGGACGGCTTCCTCGGCACAGATGACTCCAGTCTGGCGGAGCGCAGCGGCATCAGCGTCTCTGTCGTGGAGGGAAGCTACCGGAATATCAAGATCACGACGCCGGAGGACCTGGATTTCGCTGAATTCATTAGAAGCAGGGAGGAACACCGATGA
- the disA gene encoding DNA integrity scanning diadenylate cyclase DisA, with protein MKEYNPSDNMNDLLRLAAPGTPFREGLENVLRAKTGALIVVGYSPEVMEVVDGGFSINCDFSPNYLYELAKMDGAIILSEDLKRILYANTQLIPDSSISSIETGIRHRTAERVAKQTGKLVVSISQRRNIITLYQGSIRYALKEIGAILAKANQAIQTLEKYRAVLTQGLTNLSASEYEGIVTVAEVVGVIQRVEMVLRIKMEIKRYINELGNEGRLISMQMEELVGNTEEEAWLLYRDYARMEQEDKIREIIAGLKRSSDDELMDDNHIARLLGYSSTAISSEEAVTPRGYRLLNKIPRLPNVIIHNLVERFEMLPNLMTASIAELDEVDGIGEVRARNIQDGLKRLQKQVLIDRQM; from the coding sequence ATGAAAGAGTATAATCCATCAGATAATATGAATGATCTGCTTAGACTGGCTGCACCCGGAACACCGTTCCGGGAGGGGCTGGAGAACGTGCTGCGCGCGAAGACCGGGGCATTGATCGTTGTCGGATACAGTCCGGAGGTGATGGAGGTTGTCGATGGCGGCTTCTCCATTAACTGCGATTTTTCGCCCAATTATTTATATGAGCTGGCCAAGATGGACGGGGCCATAATTCTGAGTGAGGATCTGAAGCGGATACTGTACGCCAACACGCAGCTGATCCCCGACTCCTCCATCTCCTCCATCGAGACCGGTATCCGGCACCGCACGGCAGAGCGGGTTGCCAAGCAGACCGGCAAGCTGGTGGTCTCCATCTCCCAGCGGCGCAATATCATTACACTGTACCAAGGCTCCATCCGTTATGCGCTCAAGGAGATCGGGGCGATTCTGGCGAAGGCCAACCAGGCGATTCAGACGCTGGAGAAGTACAGGGCGGTACTGACCCAAGGGCTGACCAACCTCTCCGCCTCCGAATACGAAGGGATTGTCACTGTAGCTGAGGTGGTCGGTGTAATCCAGAGAGTGGAGATGGTGCTGAGAATCAAGATGGAGATCAAGCGCTACATCAACGAGCTCGGCAATGAAGGCCGGCTGATCAGTATGCAGATGGAAGAGCTGGTGGGAAATACAGAGGAAGAAGCATGGCTTCTGTACAGAGACTATGCAAGAATGGAGCAGGAGGACAAAATCCGTGAGATCATTGCCGGGCTGAAGCGCAGCAGTGACGATGAGCTGATGGATGATAACCATATCGCCCGCCTGCTGGGCTACTCCTCAACGGCCATATCGTCGGAGGAAGCTGTAACCCCGCGCGGGTACCGCCTGCTGAACAAGATTCCGCGGCTGCCGAATGTGATCATCCACAATCTGGTCGAACGCTTCGAGATGCTGCCTAATCTGATGACGGCCAGCATTGCCGAGCTTGATGAAGTGGACGGCATTGGCGAGGTGCGCGCACGCAATATCCAGGACGGACTCAAACGGCTGCAGAAGCAAGTTCTTATTGACAGACAAATGTAA
- the pssA gene encoding CDP-diacylglycerol--serine O-phosphatidyltransferase has protein sequence MIQKSLPSLFTIGNLMLGMFGILMAFDGKLSMAAILVIIAMLLDGLDGRVARALKCESEFGKELDSLSDVVSFGVAPALIMYLTSLQELNSALGWTVTAIFPVFGALRLARFNVRPGIPGYFVGLPIPAAGGVLATLALFHKDVSAPFMIVASLLLSYLMVSTVKYPNFKKIGLPKKAYVGAPVVIVIAVAVAVVFPEQIAKLIFGLLALYALYGFRQSVGVLNARRQRRRRKRRTEDKVYHSKNG, from the coding sequence ATGATACAGAAATCACTTCCAAGTCTGTTTACGATCGGTAATCTGATGCTTGGAATGTTTGGTATCTTGATGGCATTTGACGGCAAGCTCAGCATGGCCGCGATCCTGGTCATTATTGCCATGCTGCTCGACGGGCTGGATGGCCGTGTGGCCCGGGCGCTGAAGTGCGAGAGTGAATTCGGCAAGGAGCTGGATTCCTTATCCGATGTGGTATCCTTCGGGGTAGCACCGGCGCTGATCATGTACCTGACCAGTCTGCAGGAGCTGAACTCTGCTCTGGGCTGGACCGTAACCGCCATTTTCCCGGTATTCGGAGCTTTGCGTCTGGCCCGGTTCAATGTCCGCCCGGGAATTCCGGGATATTTCGTAGGTTTGCCGATTCCTGCTGCAGGCGGGGTTCTTGCCACGCTGGCGCTTTTCCATAAAGATGTATCTGCCCCATTCATGATTGTGGCCTCGCTGCTGCTCTCTTATCTGATGGTCAGCACCGTGAAATACCCGAATTTCAAGAAGATTGGCCTGCCTAAGAAAGCATACGTAGGCGCACCTGTAGTCATCGTAATCGCGGTAGCCGTTGCTGTGGTCTTCCCTGAACAGATTGCCAAGCTGATCTTCGGACTGCTGGCCCTGTATGCCTTGTACGGCTTCCGGCAAAGTGTAGGTGTGCTTAACGCCCGCCGCCAGCGCCGCCGCAGAAAGAGACGCACCGAAGACAAGGTTTATCATTCCAAGAACGGTTAG
- a CDS encoding PIN/TRAM domain-containing protein: protein MWKKVVVSFAGLCGAWSGYSLYHAAERGFPVGTGKLEDSLPLHGSVLFAVLGAIIFLIAGTLCADWAASRLKEAVRYCSRLPMGELAAGVAGLTGGLLLSLLLYPAMAWLGKAGELLQVAATLALGYLGLRVGLEKKEELASLWNTGRWARAAEPDSPGTQEHKILDTSVIIDGRIADICKTGFIEGTIVIPEFVLEELQHIADSSDLLKRNRGRRGLDILNKIQKELDVKVLIYEGDFEEISEVDSKLVKLAKVLHGKVVTNDFNLNKVCELQGVSVLNINDLANAVKPVVLPGEEIIVQVIKDGKEHGQGVAYLDDGTMIVVEGGRDYIGTTMEVLVTSVLQTSAGRMIFAKPKLLEKAQ from the coding sequence ATGTGGAAAAAGGTTGTTGTGTCATTCGCCGGGTTATGCGGCGCCTGGTCCGGTTATTCGCTATATCACGCAGCAGAAAGAGGGTTCCCTGTAGGCACAGGGAAACTGGAAGATAGCTTGCCTTTGCATGGAAGCGTTTTGTTTGCGGTGCTGGGTGCCATTATTTTTTTGATCGCCGGGACTTTATGCGCAGATTGGGCGGCTTCCAGACTGAAGGAAGCGGTCCGGTACTGCTCGCGTCTTCCGATGGGCGAGCTCGCAGCCGGCGTGGCAGGCCTGACCGGAGGTCTGCTGCTGTCCCTGCTGCTGTATCCTGCTATGGCCTGGCTGGGCAAGGCGGGAGAGCTGCTGCAGGTCGCAGCCACCCTGGCGCTCGGATACCTGGGCCTGCGGGTCGGACTGGAGAAGAAGGAGGAGCTGGCTTCGCTCTGGAACACCGGACGCTGGGCGCGTGCCGCCGAGCCGGACAGCCCCGGTACCCAGGAGCATAAGATTCTGGACACCAGCGTGATCATCGACGGCCGGATTGCCGACATCTGCAAAACAGGCTTCATCGAAGGAACGATTGTGATTCCCGAATTCGTGCTGGAGGAGCTGCAGCATATCGCAGATTCTTCCGATCTGCTCAAGCGTAACCGGGGACGCCGGGGACTGGATATCCTGAACAAGATTCAGAAGGAGCTGGACGTCAAGGTGCTGATCTATGAGGGGGACTTCGAGGAGATCTCCGAGGTGGACAGCAAGCTGGTCAAGCTGGCAAAGGTGCTGCACGGCAAGGTGGTCACGAACGACTTCAATCTCAACAAGGTCTGCGAGCTTCAAGGTGTGTCCGTGCTGAATATTAATGATCTGGCCAATGCGGTGAAGCCGGTGGTGCTGCCGGGTGAAGAAATTATCGTCCAGGTGATCAAGGACGGCAAGGAGCATGGACAAGGTGTCGCTTATCTGGACGATGGCACGATGATCGTTGTCGAAGGCGGCCGGGATTATATCGGCACTACGATGGAGGTTCTGGTGACCAGTGTGCTGCAGACCTCAGCAGGCCGGATGATTTTTGCCAAACCGAAGCTCCTGGAAAAAGCGCAATAA
- the radA gene encoding DNA repair protein RadA: MAKPKTKFYCTECGYESPKWFGKCPGCQEWNSMVEETESVVKTQGMSAPVFQSKEKAQSIINIESDKEPRILTGIGELNRVLGGGIVPGSLVLVGGDPGIGKSTLLLQTSHALTTQGLRVLYISGEESVRQTKLRADRLGALSAELYVLCETNLESIEEAIEQINPQFLVIDSIQTVFMPEVTSAPGSVAQVRECTTRFMRIAKIKGIATVLVGHVTKEGAIAGPRMLEHMVDCVLYFEGERHHTYRLLRAVKNRFGSTNEIGIFEMGELGLTEVENPSELFLSERPLGVAGSAVVASMEGTRPVLVELQALVASTHFPSPRRMCTGMDHQRMSLIIAVLEKRMGMFLQNQDAYLNVAGGVKLDEPAVDLAVAISIASSFRDFPTKPYDVFFGEVGLTGEVRGVSRAEMRVREAAKLGFRRVIMPEKSMKGWKHPQDIQIIGVNTVADALAVALD; the protein is encoded by the coding sequence ATGGCTAAACCAAAAACAAAATTTTACTGTACCGAATGCGGTTACGAATCCCCCAAATGGTTCGGGAAATGCCCGGGCTGCCAGGAATGGAATTCCATGGTGGAGGAAACGGAAAGCGTAGTGAAGACACAAGGAATGAGCGCACCTGTTTTTCAGAGTAAAGAAAAGGCGCAATCGATCATAAATATAGAAAGTGACAAGGAGCCGCGTATTCTGACGGGCATTGGTGAATTGAACCGTGTGCTCGGCGGCGGGATTGTTCCCGGCTCGCTGGTGCTGGTCGGAGGCGATCCCGGAATCGGTAAATCGACGCTGCTGCTGCAGACCTCCCATGCACTTACCACCCAGGGGCTGCGCGTGCTGTATATATCTGGAGAAGAATCGGTGCGTCAGACAAAGCTGCGGGCCGACCGCCTCGGAGCGCTGTCAGCTGAATTATATGTGCTGTGCGAAACCAACCTGGAGAGCATTGAGGAAGCGATTGAGCAGATTAACCCGCAATTCCTGGTCATTGACTCCATCCAGACGGTCTTCATGCCGGAGGTCACCAGTGCGCCGGGCAGTGTGGCTCAGGTACGCGAATGTACGACAAGATTCATGCGCATCGCCAAAATCAAGGGCATTGCCACCGTGCTGGTAGGGCATGTTACCAAGGAAGGCGCCATCGCCGGTCCGCGGATGCTGGAGCATATGGTGGACTGTGTCCTCTACTTCGAGGGCGAGCGGCATCATACGTACCGGCTGCTGCGTGCGGTGAAGAACCGCTTCGGCTCTACGAATGAGATCGGCATCTTCGAGATGGGAGAGCTGGGGCTGACTGAGGTGGAGAACCCGTCAGAGCTGTTCCTGTCCGAGCGTCCGCTCGGCGTGGCCGGATCGGCGGTTGTAGCCAGTATGGAGGGCACCAGACCTGTGCTGGTCGAACTCCAGGCGCTGGTGGCTTCAACACATTTCCCTTCACCCCGCAGAATGTGCACAGGCATGGATCACCAGCGGATGTCGCTGATCATTGCGGTTCTGGAGAAGCGGATGGGGATGTTCCTGCAGAACCAGGATGCTTACCTCAATGTCGCCGGCGGCGTGAAGCTGGATGAACCGGCGGTTGATCTGGCGGTGGCCATCAGCATCGCTTCGAGCTTCCGCGATTTTCCGACCAAGCCTTATGATGTGTTCTTCGGCGAGGTGGGACTGACCGGTGAGGTGAGAGGGGTATCGCGCGCAGAGATGCGGGTAAGGGAGGCCGCCAAGCTCGGCTTCCGGCGGGTGATTATGCCCGAGAAATCCATGAAAGGCTGGAAGCATCCGCAGGATATTCAGATTATTGGCGTCAACACTGTAGCAGATGCATTAGCGGTCGCGTTAGATTAG
- a CDS encoding DUF1573 domain-containing protein gives MSAPSLQAFQDQVSELLLRHRSLLDVMSKNGQSSASVNRAVVKAITECGCIQLHATKQVFEPGLGLEQAKELAGTHLEGELCENCREVIGSELGRELFYMSALCNLLGIQMDEVVAEESQKCATLGLFNLS, from the coding sequence ATGAGCGCACCAAGTCTGCAGGCCTTTCAGGATCAAGTCTCCGAACTGCTGCTCCGCCACCGTAGTCTTCTGGATGTAATGTCCAAGAACGGGCAGAGCAGCGCTTCCGTTAACCGGGCGGTCGTCAAGGCCATCACCGAATGCGGCTGCATCCAATTACATGCCACCAAGCAGGTGTTTGAACCGGGCCTCGGTCTGGAACAGGCCAAAGAGCTGGCCGGAACCCATCTTGAAGGCGAGCTGTGCGAGAACTGCCGGGAGGTCATTGGCTCCGAACTGGGCCGCGAATTGTTCTATATGTCAGCACTCTGCAATTTGCTTGGTATCCAAATGGACGAGGTGGTCGCTGAGGAATCCCAGAAATGCGCTACGCTCGGATTGTTCAACTTGTCGTAA